The stretch of DNA ATGAACGCCCGGAAGTCCTGCTCGCCGAGACCCGTGCCGCCGTGCAGGACGATCGGGCGGTCGGTCAGTCGCGCGAGCTCGGCCGCGCGCTCGGGGAGCAGGACCGGATCCGCCTTGTACAGTCCGTGGCTCGTCCCCAACTGGGGCGCCAGGAGGTCGGCACCGGTCTGCTCGGCGACCTCGGCGAGCAGCTCGACCGAGTACGCGTGCCGCGACTCGTCGCTGCCGACCCCGTCCTCGACACCGAGGATGTTCTCGATCTCCGACTCCACGTCGACACCGGCGGCATGAGCGGCCGCCGTGACCTCGCCGGTCTCGCGCACCGCGTCGTCGAGGCCCCGGTCGGAGGCGTCGAACAGGACGCTCGACCACCCGGCGGCGATCACGTCGTCGAGCACCGCCCGGTCGGGACAGTGGTCGAGGTGCAGGGCGACCGGCACAGCGACGTCGCGGGTGAGCGCTCGGAAGAGGTCGGTCGTGAAGGCGGTCCCCGAGCTGCGGACGGTCTTCACGGAGATCTGCACGATCAGCGGAGCGCTCGTGCGGACCGCCGCGGCGACCACCGCCCGCATGCTCAGTTCGTCGAACACGTTCACGGCCGGTACCGCGTACCCGCCGTCCCGTGCGGTCCTGGTCAACGTCCTGGTGGACACGTCCATGCCTGGGTCCTCACTTGCGTCGTTGCGTCGTGGGATGTCGTCTCCGTCGACGACTGCTCGGACTGTACCTGTCTATACCGGACTCGACAAGTATCATGAGCGGCTACCGGATGTGCATCCGCGCAGGGAACGAGGTGGACCGTGCTCGACGAGGTGGACCGCGATTCCGCCGTGCCCATCTACCAGCAGCTCGAGGACATCTTCACCGCGAAGATCACCGGCGGCGAGTGGGCACCGAGCCAGCGGATCCCGTCCGAGAACGAGTTGAACCGGTACTACGGCACCAGCCGGATGACGGTGCGGGGTGTGCTCACCAAGCTCACCACCGACGGCCTGCTCACACGGGTCCCGGGCAAGGGGACGTTCGTCGCGCCGGAGAAGATCAACGCGGTGTCCCCCGCGTACCGCGGCATCCGCGAGCAACTCGAGGTCCTCGGGTACGACATCAGCACCGACCTCGTGTCGATCGACCGGGGCCCGGCGCCGGCCCGCGTGCGGGACCGTCTGGGACTCGGCCGCGACGACGACGTGTTCGCGATCGTCCGCCTGCGCTCGGTCGACGGCAAGCCGCTGAGCGTGCACAGGTCGTTCGTGCCGGCCGCCCTGGCGCCGACGCTCGACACGCTCGACGTGGTCGGCGAGCAGCTCTGCGTGGTCCTCGAGGACGCCTTCGACCTGGCGATGCACGAAGTCGCGGAGGGGCTCGAGGCCGTGGCGGTCGCGGATGCGGACGCATCGCTGCTCGGACTCCGACACGGCGATCCCGCACTGCAGCTCACCGACGTGATCTCGGACCGCGCCGGCACGACGTTCGAGTACTCGACGATCGTCTTCCGCGGCGACCGGATGCGCCTGCAGTTCGACTACACACGACCCTGACCCGACCACTCCGCAGCGCCCGCGAGCGCTACCGGTCCACCTGCTTCGCGTACCAGCGGTCGGAGTACGGCTCGGCGTTGAAGGGTCCGACCCCCCGGTAGCCGAGCCGCTCGTACAGGGCGCACGACTAGGCGAGCTCCCCGCGGGTGTCGAGACGGACCACGTCGATGCCCAGTTCCACGCACGCCCGCTCGACGGCCGAGACCAGCTGCCTGCCGACGCCCCGTCCTCGGGCCTCTCCGCGGGTGAACACCTTGGTCGGTTCTGCGACGTCCCCGAGGAAGCGTGCACCGGCGCACCCGACCGGCTCGCCGTCGTCGAGTGCGACCAGGAGCACGCTGGTCGTGCCCGTCAGGTCGTCGGACGGCTCATCGCGGAGGGCCTGGTCGACCTCGTCCTCGGACAGCGCCACCCTCGCCCGACGGCTCACCGCGGCCGGGCTCCCGCTCTCCACGGAGCCCGAGACGACCTGGTACGACGTCGGCGACGAGCAGGCGGGTCCACCAGCTCCTCGTGCAGGACCCGGACGGCTACCTGCTGCGCTTCCAGCCCTCGATCGGCCGGCGCTAGCCGACGATACGAGCGGACGACACGACCCGCCGCCGCCCGCGCAGCAGCCCCGACGCCAACGCGATCCCGAGCAGCACCACCACCCCGCCCACAGGCTCGTTCCACCGCAGCGGCTCCCCCAGCACGAGGACCCCGAGTGCGACCCCGACGACCGGCGTCAGGTAGGTCACCGTGGAGGCCCGGCCGGCGCCCCACGCCCCCACCAACCGTGTGTTCCACGCGTAGGCCAGCCCCGTGCCCACCGCACCGAGCGCGACCATCGCGGCCACGATCCTCCAGTCCAACTGCACCGGACCCGTGGCGATGACGGGCGCGACGAGCAGCATGAGCAGCGCGGCCAGGCTCAGCTGCACGGTCGCGACGGTGGTCGGGTCCTGCCCGCTCCCGACGCCGAAGCGGCGGAGCCACGCCAGGCCGATGCCGTACGAGGCGGTCATGCCGAGCAGCGCGAGCTGCCCGGGCACGGTGGCGAGCACGGCGGGGTCGCCGACCAGGTCCCAGGGTCCGACGAGCACGAGCACCCCGACGATCCCGAGGGCGATCCCGCCGAGCTGTCGGCGACTCAGCCGCTCGGACGGCACGAGCACGGCGAGTGCCAGCAGCGTCATGATCGGCGTCGTCGCGTTGTAGATGCTCGCCAGCCCCGACGGCACGGTCTGCTCCGCCCACGCCATGAGCGACGACGGCACCGCGTTCAGGAAGACCGCGACGACGAGCAGGTGCCCCCACACGCGCGGCTCCCGCGGCCACCGGCGACGGGTGACGAGCAGCACGATGACGAGCGTCACCGCGCCGAGCACGGTGCGCACGGTGGCGACCTGCTGCGGTGCGAGTCCCTCGAGGCCGATCTTCGCGAAGAAGAAGCTCGAGCCCCAGGTGAGGGCGACCAGGACGTAGAGGAGGGCGTTCACGAGCGCTAGCATCGACCACCACGCGGGCATGTGTCGAACGACTGCACCGCATGACGGCATGAAGGGAACGCATGAGCCTCTCGATCCAGCAGCTCCGCGCGTTCGTCGCGACCGTGGACGCCGGCTCCTTCACCGGCGGCGCCTCCGCACTTGGCGTCGGCCAGTCCGCCGTGTCGCACGCCGTCGCCGGGCTCGAGCGCGAGGTCGGCGGCCCCGTCGTCCGCCGGGGCGGCGCAGCGGTCGTGACCCCGCTCGGCGACCGCATGCTGGCCCACGCCCGCAGCGTGCTCGCCTCGGTCGACGCCCTGGAGGCCGTGGTGCGGCCCGCCACGGCCCGCGGCACCGTGCGCCTCGCCGCCGTGCCGACCGTCTGCCAGGGCCTGCTGCCGCGGCTCCGCGAGCTGTGGGCGGTGACGCTGCCCGACGTCGACGTGCAGGTCTACGAGGGCGACGACGACGAGATGCCCGAGTGGCTCGAGGGCGGCACCGTCGACGCGGCCGTGCTCGTCGACCCGGTGCCGGTGCCCGACGGCGGCGTGGTCGTCGCGCGCGACGAGATGGGTGCCGTCGTGCGGCGGGACCACCCGCTCGCGTCGAGTGCGGCGCTGACGCTCGACGACCTGCACGAGGACGGCCTCGTCGCCGGCGGCGGCGGGTGCGAGCACCAGATCCAGCGGATGCACGAGCTCGCCGGGCAGCCGTTCCGCTGGGCGCACCGCGTGCGGGAGATGAGCACGATGTTCGGCATGATCCAGCGCGGCGAGGGGGTGTCGATCGTGCCGACGCTCGGTCGCGTGATGCTGCCCGACGACCTGGTGATGCTGCCCGTGGAACCGCGGTACGTGCGGACGCTGGTGCTCAGCGGCCCGGCCTCGCGGCCGTGGCACCCGCTCGCGCATGCCCTCGTCGCTGCGGTGTGACGCGTCCCGCCGGCTGCTCCTCCGGCCCCCGGCCGACCCGCCGCGGAGTCTGAACGCCTGCACCGTGCCCTCGGCAGGATGGAACGCGTGCCCGACATCCACGTGAAGACCTTCCGCGACCCCGACGAGGCCACCGCCGAGGCAGCCGGCCTGGCCTGGCTCGCCGAGGCCGAGGACACCGGCGGCACCCGGATCGCCCGCGTGCTCGACCACCCGCAGCCGACCGTCCTGCACCTGGAGCGGATCGCCGACGGCTCCCCGACGCGGGCGCAGGCCGAGCGCTTCGGCCGGTCGCTCGCGCACACCCACGCTGCCGGTGCGTCGCACTGGGGCGCGCCCTCCCCCGGGTTCCCGACGAGCGGAGGGCTCCGGATGGGCCGTTCGCGCACACCGTTCACCACCGCGACCGACGCTCCGGCGAGCTGGGGCGTGTTCTTCGCCGAGTACCGCATCCGCGACTTCGTCCGCCGCATCGTCGACCGGGGCGGGTTCGACGCTGCCGAGGCCGCGGTGTTCGACCGCGTGGCCGACCGGCTCGAAGACGGCACGCTCGGCTCCCCGCAGCCCCGGCTCGTCGGCGACGCGCCCGCGCGGATCCACGGCGACCTCTGGGCCGGGAACGTGCTCTGGCCGACGGACGCCGCGGAGCCGACCGGGGCGGTGCTCATCGATGCCACACCGCACGGCGGGCACGCGGAGACGGACCTGGCGCTCCTGGCACTGTTCGGCCTCCCGCGGCTCGAGACCGTGCTCGCCGCGTACGACGCCGAGTCCCGCCTCGCCGACGGGTGGCAGGAGCGCGTCGAGCTGCACCAGCTCGCGCCCCTGCTGCTGCACGTGTTCCTGTTCGGCGGGTCGTACGCCGACCACGCGCTGCGCGCCGCCCGCCGCTACGCCTGATCCGACCGGCGGCGCTGCGGTCTTAGGAAGCGCCAAGGCCGGACATCGGATCGGACCAACCGGCACGGCGATGCTCGCTGCCATGACCACGTACCCGATCCCCGTGACCGACCGTCACGACCGAGCGCAGCCGGGAGCGCCGACGCGCCGCCCGGCCGTCGCCCGTCTGTTCCTCGGCGAGCGCGAGGACGCCCGCTGGCTCCGCCCGACCTTCTGGGCGCTCCTCGTCGTCACCGCCGTCGTGTACCTGTGGGACCTCAGCATCTCCGGGTACGCCAACAGCTTCTACGCCGCCGCCGTGCAGGCCGGCACGAAGTCGTGGGAAGCGTTCTTCTTCGGCTCCCTCGACTCGTCGAACTTCATCACCGTCGACAAGCCCCCGGCCTCGCTGTGGGTGATGGTGCTCTCGGCGCGGGTGTTCGGCTTCTCGTCGTTCAGCCTGCTGCTCCCCCAGGCACTGATGGCCGTCGGCTCCGTCGCCCTGGTGTGGGGGACGGTCCGGCGCACGCTCGCCCGCCTCGGCACGACGACCGCGAACGTCGGCGCGCTGCTCGCCGGGTTCGTCGTCGCCGCGACGCCGGCCGCCGCGCTGATGTTCCGCTTCGACAACCCGGACGCGCTCCTCGTCCTGCTCATGACCGCGGGTGCGTACGGCACCGTCCGGGCGCTCCCGAAGGGCAGCTGGCGGTGGATCGCCCTCGCCGGCGTCGCCCTCGGCTTCGCGTTCCTGACGAAGATGCTGCAGGGGCTGCTCGTCCTGCCGGCGTTCGGCCTCGTGTACCTGTTCGCCGCGCGCACGACCTGGGGTCGGCGCGCGATCGGCCTCGGCATCGCCGCAGTGTCCCTGGTCGTCTCCGCCGGGTGGTGGGTCGTCGCCGTGGCGCTCTGGCCCGCGGAGTCCCGCCCCTACATCGGCGGGTCGACCGACAACACGGTCCTCGACCTCGTGTTCGGCTACAACGGGCTCGGCCGGATCTTCGGCGGCTCGGGCAACGGCGGAGGCGGTGGCGGCGGTGGCGGCATGGGCGGCACTGCGGGCGGCTCCTTCGGTGGCGCCACGGGCCTGGACCGGCTGTTCTCCTCCGAGATGGGCCTCGAGATCTCCTGGCTCCTGCCCGCCGCGCTCATCGCCCTCGTGCTCGGCCTGATGGTCGTCGGCCGTCGGCACCTCGCCGACCCGGCACGCGCCGGCCTGGTGCTCTGGGGCGGTTGGCTGATCGTCACCGGACTCGTGTTCTCGTTCATGTCCGGCACGATCCACCCGTACTACACGGTCGCCCTCGCCCCGGCGATCGCCGGCCTGGTCGGCACCGGCGGCGCCCTGCTGTGGCACGCCCGCGAGCGCATCACCGGTCGCCTCGGCCTCGCTGCGATGGTGGGCGGCACCGCGTACTGGAGCTGGTGCCTGCTGAACGAGAACCCGACGTGGCTGCCGTGGCTCCGCTGGGTGGTCCTGGTCGGCGGCCTCCTGTCCGCTGCGGCGATCGTCGTCGGCAGCGTCCCCGGCCTCCGCAAGGCCGTCACCGTCGGCGTCCTCGCCGGCACCCTGTTCGGCCTGACCGGCACGACCGCCTACGCGCTCGCCACGACGACCGTCGCGCACTCCGGGTCCATCCCGAGCGTCGGTCCGGCGGGCAGCGGCTCCGGCGGCGCAGCAGGCTTCCCCGGCGGTGGCGGCGGGCAGCCGGGAGGCACGGGAGGCCCCGGCGGATCGGCCGACGGTTCCCAGGACGGCGGGTTCCCGGGCGGCGGTCAGCCGCCGACGAGCGCGGCGCCGGAGGGCACGACCGGCGAGCAGCCGACGATTCCCGACGGCTCCGGCGAGGCGACCTCCGGGGGCGCGACCTCGGGTGACGCGACCTCAGGCGACGCGACCTCGGGCGACGGCACCCGGACCGGCGGCGGTACGACAGGCCCCGGCGGCACGACGACCTCGTCCGCGCTGACGAAGCTGCTCGCCGCCTCGGACGCGAAGTGGTCGGCCGCGGTGAACGGCTCCCAGTCCGCCGCGCAGCTCGAGCTCGACACCGACACGGCTGTGATGGCCATCGGCGGCTGGTCAAGCGACCCGGCGCCGACGCTCGCCGAGTTCCAGGCCTGGGTCGCGGCCGGTGACATCGGGTACTACGTGTCGTCGGGTTCCGGCGGCGGGACGGGTGGCGGCCCGGGCGGCGGATCGTCGACCGCGAGCGCCATCCAGGAGTGGGTCGCCGCGAACTACGAGGCGACCACCGTCGGCGGCCAGACGGTCTACGACCTGAGCGCGTCGCAGTGACGCACGACGAGGACACGGCGGTGGCTAGGCTCCGTGCCATGACGGAGCGTCCCCTGCAGCGCACCGACGGCACGCCCGTCCGTGTCCTCGTCGTCGACGACGAGCACGCGCTCGCCGACGCCGTCGCCCTCGCGTTCGAGGGCGACGGCTGGGCCGTGCGCGCGGTGCACCGCGGACGGGACGTCCTCTTCGCGGCGCGGGAGTTCCTCCCCGACGTGGTCGTGCTCGACGTGATGCTGCCGGACATCGACGGCTTCGAGGTCCTCGAGCGGCTCCGCGACGCCCGCGATCCGGTGCGCGTGCTGTTCCTCACGGCGCGGGACGCCCCCGAGGACCGGCTCGCCGGGCTCACCGGCGGCGGAGACGACTACCTGACGAAGCCCTTCGGCATCGACGAGCTGCTCGTCCGCGCCCGGATCCTGGCGCGGACCGCACCGCAGGTCGTGGCAGCACCCGGGTCCTCCGCGATCGTCGTCGGGGACCTGCGACTCGACGAGGAGGACCGCTCTGTCCTGCGCGACGGCGAGCCGATCGACCTGACGCCGACGGAGTACGAGCTCCTCCGCCACCTCGCCCGGAACGCGAACCGGGTGCTGTCCCGCGAGCAGATCCTGGCGAGCGTGTGGGGCATGGACTTCGGCACCTCGTCGAACCTGGTCGACATGTACGTGTCGTACCTGCGGCGGAAGCTCGACGCCGGACGCGAGCCGATGCTGCAGACGGTCCGGGGAGCCGGCTACGTGCTGCGGCCGACGACGTGAGCCGGCCGGACCGGGCGGGTCGCGCCTCTCCCCACCGGCACGGCCGGCCCGCCACTGGCGCGTCGGTCCGGAACCGGCGACGTGGGCCCCGACCGGAGCGCGCCCCGTCGCTGCGGTGGCGGATCGTCGGGGCCGTGGCGTTGCTGCTCGTCGCGACGAACGTCGTCGTCGGGGCGGTGACCGTGATCGCGTACCGCGAGTACCTGGTCGGACGGCTCGACGCGGAGCTGGCGACCGCGGCCGGACGGACCCCGGGCGGGCAGCCGCCGTCCGGACCGCCCCCGGACTCGTCCGGCGCACAGCAGGACCCGGAGAACCGGTTCATCGGGGCACCCGGCCAGGCCGCCGACACCGTCGTGGCGATCCTGCGCGACGGCGACGCCGTGCTCGCCGGGTACACCGACAGCCAGGGCGAGCAGCACCGCCTCAGCCGGGCAGAGCAGTCCGTGCTCGCGGACGTCGCACCCGGTGCGGAGCCCACGACGGTGCAGCTCGGGTCGCTCGGCGCCTACCGCGCACAGGCGGTGACCCGCGGCGGCGACGTGTTCGTGACGGCGCTGCCCCTCGGCGACCTGCGTGCGTCGGTCGTCCGGCTGGTGGTCGTCATCGGGAGCACGACGCTGCTCGCGCTCCTCGTCGCCGCCTGGGCGCTGACCCTGGCGGTCCGACGGTCGCTGCGTCCGCTCGAGCGCGTCGCGTCGGTGGCGTCGAGCGTCACCGCGCTCGACCTCGAGCGCGGGGACGCCGACATCGCCGTCCGGGTGCCGTCGACGGACCTCGTCGTCAGCCGCGAGGTCGGACAGGTCGGCACCGCGCTCAACCGGCTGCTCGGGCACGTCGGCCGGGCGCTGACCGTCCGGCGCGACGCCGAGCGGGGCATGCGGACCTTCGTCGCCGACGCCTCGCACGAGCTGCGCACACCGATCGCGACCGTCCGCGCCTACGCCGAGCTGTCCGCCGGTGCCGACGACGTCGCGGCGCTGCACCGGAACGCCGAGCGGATCGGTCGCGAGGCCGTGCGGATGGGCGACCTGGTCGAGGAGCTCCTGCTGCTCGCCCGGCTCGATGCGGTCGCCCTGGCCGCCGGACCGGCTCCGGTGCACGACGCCGTGGACCTCACCGCCACCGTGGTCGAGGCCGTGATGAACGCCCGGACCACCGCGCCCGACCACCGGTGGACGATGCAGCTCGCCGACGACAGTCCCCTGACGGTGTCCGGCGACGCGGGGCAACTGCGGCGTGCCGTCACGAACCTGCTCGCGAACGCGCGGACGCACACACCGTCGGGCACGACCGTCGTGGTGTCGTTGCAACGGGTCCAGCACCCCGGGCCCGGCGAGGCCGACACCGGCGGGCTCGCGCGGCTCGTCGTCGCGAACGACGGGCCGCCGATCGAGGCCGAGGTCCTGCCGGTCCTGTTCGACCGCTTCACCCGGGGCTCGTCGTCCCGCTCACGTGAGCAGGGGACGAGCGGACTCGGGCTCGCGATCGTCCACGCGGTCGTGGCAGCACACGGCGGGACGGTCCGGGTCGCGTCGGAGCCCGGGCGCACCGCGTTCACGGTGGACCTGCCGGAGACCGCGGATCGATCCGACACCTGACGATCCCGGTGCACGATCCCCGCGGTCGGCGGACCGGGATCGGCACGCGTCCACCGCACGGTCGTCGCACGCTGCCGAGATGAAGGCGCTTCCGTGCACCCCGACGAGTACGCTGCGGGCACCGGCGGAAGGGGACCGTGATGGACCAGCGACACGACGACGTGCGGAGCGGCGGTCCTCGAACGACGGGCCAGCGGTTCGCCCGGCTGCCCGAGCGGGCCCGCACCGAGGACCTGGTCGTCGAGGTCCCGGCGTTCGAGGACGACCGCCCCCAACCCGAACCCGAGCCCCCAGCCGCCGCCCCCGAGCTCGTCGCGGCGACCCGGTTCGCGCAGACCTCGCACGCGACGCCGACGATCCGGCGGACGCAGACGCGCGCCGGGCTCTGGATCGCGGGCGTGCCCATCGCGGCGCTTGCCGTCGTCGCCGTCGTGCAGATCGTCCTCGGCGCCACCGGCTGAGCCGCCCCACCGCTTCGCTGAGCCGTCCCACCGCTTCTTACGGGCACCACAGGGTGCTGCTGCGGTCCGCATCGGCACGCTGCCGAGCCTGGGCGGCATGACGGAAGCAGCCACCCCCCACGACAGCAGCACCCCGCTCGACAGCAGTACCGCGCTCGACATCGACATCGTCGTCCCCTGCTACAACGAGCAGGGCACGCTCGCCGCCCACGTCCGGCGACTGCACCACTTCTGCCGGACGTCGTTGCAGCACACCTGGCGCATCACGATCGCCGACAACGCCTCGACCGACGACACCGCTCGGATCGCCGACGACCTCGCCGCCATGCTGCCGGAGGTGCACGCCGTCCACCTGCCGCTCAAGGGCCGCGGGCGGGCGCTCAAGGCGGTCTGGGCAGCGTCCCCCGCGGCGGTGCTCGTCTACGTGGACGAGGACCTGTCGACCGACCTCGCGGCACTCGAGCCCCTCGTCGCACCGCTGTTGTCCGGGCACTCGGACGTGGCGATCGGCACGCGGCTCGCCGGGTCCTCGCGGGTCGTCCGGGGCGGCAAGCGCGAGTTCATCTCCCGCTCGTACAACCTGCTCCTCCGCAGCACGATGGGCGTCTCGTTCTCGGACGCCCAGTGCGGGTTCAAGGCGATCACCCGCCAGGCGGCGGACCACCTGCTGCCCCTGTGCGAGGACGACGCGTGGTTCTTCGACACCGAGCTCCTGGTGCTGGCCGAGCACGCGGGACTGCGCATCCACGAGGTGCCCGTCGACTGGGTGGACGACGTCGACTCGTCGGTGCACATCGCCTCGACCGCGGCGGAGGACCTCAAGGGCATGTGGCGCGTCTCCCGCGGTCTGGCGACCGGGCGCATCCCGATCGCCCCGGTGTACGACGCGATCGGACGGCAGCCCTTCACGACGCCGCACGTGGGGATCGTCGGGCAGCTCCTGCGGTTCGGCACCATCGGCGTGCTGTCCACCGTCGCCTTCGCGGTGCTCTACGCCCTGTTCCGCCCGGCGATCGGGGCGCAGACGGCGGACTTCCTCGCGCTCCTCGTCACCGCGATCGGGAACACCGCACTGAACCGACGCTTCACCTTCGGGGTGCGCGGCCGTGCCGGAGCCGGGGTCCACCACGTGCAGGGGCTCGTCGTGTTCGGCATCGCGTGGGCGATCACCGCCGGGTCGCTCGTCCTGCTGCACGCCACCACGCCCGGGGCATCGCACGGCGCCGAGGTCCTCGTGCTCACCGGTGCGAACCTCGTCGCGACCCTGGTGCGCTTCGTCCTCTTCAAGGCCTGGGTGTTCCGCACCCGGCGCCGTCCGGTCCTCGTCCACCCCACGGCATCCCCCGCAGCCCCGTCCGCGCCGGCACCCGCCGACGAGCGTCCGGTCCTCGAGGAACGCGCCGGCTGACCGCCCCGCGCCCGATCACCCCCGCGAAACGCAACGTGGGCGACTGCTCGCAACGGAGTACCGCTGCGAGCAGCCGCCCACGTTGCGTTGTGCGGAACCGGCACCAGCGTCGGAACCGGCACCAGCGTCGGGACCGGCACCAGGACGGACGGGAGGCGCGTGGCGAGCCCGCCCCGCGCCTCCCGTCCGGCCGGTCTGTTGCACCCGCGGTATACCAACCCGTAGCATCGGCTCACCGTACCACCCCCACACAGGGCCGCGACCGCCACCACCGGTCCGCCCGCGGCGAGCGCTCCACCGATGCAGCCCTGGCCGTCCGCTGCCGGCTGAGCCCCACTGGACCCGCACGTGAACCCCTCCCCCTTCGGTCTGTACGACCCTGCCCGCGAGTCGAGCGACTGCGGCGTCGGCTTCATCACCCGCCTCGACGGCACCCCGAGCCACGACGTCATCCGCAAGGGCGACGAAGCGCTCTGCTCGATCCCGCACCGCGGTGGCAAGTCCGC from Curtobacterium sp. SGAir0471 encodes:
- a CDS encoding GntR family transcriptional regulator, with amino-acid sequence MLDEVDRDSAVPIYQQLEDIFTAKITGGEWAPSQRIPSENELNRYYGTSRMTVRGVLTKLTTDGLLTRVPGKGTFVAPEKINAVSPAYRGIREQLEVLGYDISTDLVSIDRGPAPARVRDRLGLGRDDDVFAIVRLRSVDGKPLSVHRSFVPAALAPTLDTLDVVGEQLCVVLEDAFDLAMHEVAEGLEAVAVADADASLLGLRHGDPALQLTDVISDRAGTTFEYSTIVFRGDRMRLQFDYTRP
- a CDS encoding response regulator transcription factor; this encodes MTERPLQRTDGTPVRVLVVDDEHALADAVALAFEGDGWAVRAVHRGRDVLFAAREFLPDVVVLDVMLPDIDGFEVLERLRDARDPVRVLFLTARDAPEDRLAGLTGGGDDYLTKPFGIDELLVRARILARTAPQVVAAPGSSAIVVGDLRLDEEDRSVLRDGEPIDLTPTEYELLRHLARNANRVLSREQILASVWGMDFGTSSNLVDMYVSYLRRKLDAGREPMLQTVRGAGYVLRPTT
- a CDS encoding sensor histidine kinase, with protein sequence MALLLVATNVVVGAVTVIAYREYLVGRLDAELATAAGRTPGGQPPSGPPPDSSGAQQDPENRFIGAPGQAADTVVAILRDGDAVLAGYTDSQGEQHRLSRAEQSVLADVAPGAEPTTVQLGSLGAYRAQAVTRGGDVFVTALPLGDLRASVVRLVVVIGSTTLLALLVAAWALTLAVRRSLRPLERVASVASSVTALDLERGDADIAVRVPSTDLVVSREVGQVGTALNRLLGHVGRALTVRRDAERGMRTFVADASHELRTPIATVRAYAELSAGADDVAALHRNAERIGREAVRMGDLVEELLLLARLDAVALAAGPAPVHDAVDLTATVVEAVMNARTTAPDHRWTMQLADDSPLTVSGDAGQLRRAVTNLLANARTHTPSGTTVVVSLQRVQHPGPGEADTGGLARLVVANDGPPIEAEVLPVLFDRFTRGSSSRSREQGTSGLGLAIVHAVVAAHGGTVRVASEPGRTAFTVDLPETADRSDT
- a CDS encoding DMT family transporter, whose protein sequence is MNALLYVLVALTWGSSFFFAKIGLEGLAPQQVATVRTVLGAVTLVIVLLVTRRRWPREPRVWGHLLVVAVFLNAVPSSLMAWAEQTVPSGLASIYNATTPIMTLLALAVLVPSERLSRRQLGGIALGIVGVLVLVGPWDLVGDPAVLATVPGQLALLGMTASYGIGLAWLRRFGVGSGQDPTTVATVQLSLAALLMLLVAPVIATGPVQLDWRIVAAMVALGAVGTGLAYAWNTRLVGAWGAGRASTVTYLTPVVGVALGVLVLGEPLRWNEPVGGVVVLLGIALASGLLRGRRRVVSSARIVG
- a CDS encoding ArnT family glycosyltransferase translates to MTTYPIPVTDRHDRAQPGAPTRRPAVARLFLGEREDARWLRPTFWALLVVTAVVYLWDLSISGYANSFYAAAVQAGTKSWEAFFFGSLDSSNFITVDKPPASLWVMVLSARVFGFSSFSLLLPQALMAVGSVALVWGTVRRTLARLGTTTANVGALLAGFVVAATPAAALMFRFDNPDALLVLLMTAGAYGTVRALPKGSWRWIALAGVALGFAFLTKMLQGLLVLPAFGLVYLFAARTTWGRRAIGLGIAAVSLVVSAGWWVVAVALWPAESRPYIGGSTDNTVLDLVFGYNGLGRIFGGSGNGGGGGGGGGMGGTAGGSFGGATGLDRLFSSEMGLEISWLLPAALIALVLGLMVVGRRHLADPARAGLVLWGGWLIVTGLVFSFMSGTIHPYYTVALAPAIAGLVGTGGALLWHARERITGRLGLAAMVGGTAYWSWCLLNENPTWLPWLRWVVLVGGLLSAAAIVVGSVPGLRKAVTVGVLAGTLFGLTGTTAYALATTTVAHSGSIPSVGPAGSGSGGAAGFPGGGGGQPGGTGGPGGSADGSQDGGFPGGGQPPTSAAPEGTTGEQPTIPDGSGEATSGGATSGDATSGDATSGDGTRTGGGTTGPGGTTTSSALTKLLAASDAKWSAAVNGSQSAAQLELDTDTAVMAIGGWSSDPAPTLAEFQAWVAAGDIGYYVSSGSGGGTGGGPGGGSSTASAIQEWVAANYEATTVGGQTVYDLSASQ
- a CDS encoding class II fructose-bisphosphate aldolase is translated as MDVSTRTLTRTARDGGYAVPAVNVFDELSMRAVVAAAVRTSAPLIVQISVKTVRSSGTAFTTDLFRALTRDVAVPVALHLDHCPDRAVLDDVIAAGWSSVLFDASDRGLDDAVRETGEVTAAAHAAGVDVESEIENILGVEDGVGSDESRHAYSVELLAEVAEQTGADLLAPQLGTSHGLYKADPVLLPERAAELARLTDRPIVLHGGTGLGEQDFRAFIDAGVSKVNISTAVKHAYMRASLAHLEHARDTDSWDPPKLVAAIESAVTDVIAEHVAWFGADGKADDSTAGRP
- a CDS encoding LysR family transcriptional regulator → MSLSIQQLRAFVATVDAGSFTGGASALGVGQSAVSHAVAGLEREVGGPVVRRGGAAVVTPLGDRMLAHARSVLASVDALEAVVRPATARGTVRLAAVPTVCQGLLPRLRELWAVTLPDVDVQVYEGDDDEMPEWLEGGTVDAAVLVDPVPVPDGGVVVARDEMGAVVRRDHPLASSAALTLDDLHEDGLVAGGGGCEHQIQRMHELAGQPFRWAHRVREMSTMFGMIQRGEGVSIVPTLGRVMLPDDLVMLPVEPRYVRTLVLSGPASRPWHPLAHALVAAV
- a CDS encoding fructosamine kinase family protein, which produces MPDIHVKTFRDPDEATAEAAGLAWLAEAEDTGGTRIARVLDHPQPTVLHLERIADGSPTRAQAERFGRSLAHTHAAGASHWGAPSPGFPTSGGLRMGRSRTPFTTATDAPASWGVFFAEYRIRDFVRRIVDRGGFDAAEAAVFDRVADRLEDGTLGSPQPRLVGDAPARIHGDLWAGNVLWPTDAAEPTGAVLIDATPHGGHAETDLALLALFGLPRLETVLAAYDAESRLADGWQERVELHQLAPLLLHVFLFGGSYADHALRAARRYA
- a CDS encoding GNAT family N-acetyltransferase; its protein translation is MALSEDEVDQALRDEPSDDLTGTTSVLLVALDDGEPVGCAGARFLGDVAEPTKVFTRGEARGRGVGRQLVSAVERACVELGIDVVRLDTRGELA
- a CDS encoding glycosyltransferase; protein product: MTEAATPHDSSTPLDSSTALDIDIVVPCYNEQGTLAAHVRRLHHFCRTSLQHTWRITIADNASTDDTARIADDLAAMLPEVHAVHLPLKGRGRALKAVWAASPAAVLVYVDEDLSTDLAALEPLVAPLLSGHSDVAIGTRLAGSSRVVRGGKREFISRSYNLLLRSTMGVSFSDAQCGFKAITRQAADHLLPLCEDDAWFFDTELLVLAEHAGLRIHEVPVDWVDDVDSSVHIASTAAEDLKGMWRVSRGLATGRIPIAPVYDAIGRQPFTTPHVGIVGQLLRFGTIGVLSTVAFAVLYALFRPAIGAQTADFLALLVTAIGNTALNRRFTFGVRGRAGAGVHHVQGLVVFGIAWAITAGSLVLLHATTPGASHGAEVLVLTGANLVATLVRFVLFKAWVFRTRRRPVLVHPTASPAAPSAPAPADERPVLEERAG